From Deltaproteobacteria bacterium:
CTCAAGAGCCGTCCGGCGTGAAGGGAGGTAAAGGAATGGACCTGAGCTTCAATGAAGACCAGATTGAAATCGCAAGGCAAGCCCGTCGGTTCCTGGACAACGAGTGCCCCATGGACAAGGTGAGGCTGCTCCTCGAGGATGAACATGGATGTACGGACGAGTTATGGTCCAAAATGGCGGAAATGGGATGGATGATGCTGAGGATCCCGGAATCCTACGATGGCATGGGCCTGGATCTTCTGGACCTCTGCGTTGTGCTCATAGAGATGGGCCGTACGGCGTTGCCGGGACCTTTCTTCTCGACAGTCCTCCTGGCTGCGGAGACGCTGTTGGAGACCGGGAGCGACCACCAAAAGCAGGCATTTCTGTCCCGAATAGCTTCGGGTGACATCCGGGGGACCCTGGCCCTGCACGAGCCGGCCGGAGGGGCGGTACCCGGATATGTTCAAATGGAAGCCCGGGCCGACGGTGATGGGTATATTCTGAATGGCGTCAAGGGGTTCGTGCCGGATGCCCACGGAGCCGATTTCATCATCTGCGCGGCCCGGACCATGCCCGGCAACGATCCTGCCGAAGGGATCTCTCTCTTCCTTTTGAATCGGGAGACACCGGGCGTTTCGGTGAATCTTCTGAAGACCATGGACCAAGGTCGAAAGCTTTGCGAGGTGCATTTTGACAAGGTCCGCCTGCCACGACAAGCCGTGCTGGGTGAGGTTCACCGGGGATGGGCGCCTTTACGCAGGGTGTTGCAGAGGGCTCAGGTAGGTTTGTGTGCGGAAAGTGTGGGCGGCGCTCAGCGGGCCATGGAGATGGCCGTCGAGTACGCGAAGATACGTCACCAGTTCGACCAGCCCATAGGAAGCTACCAGGCGATCAAGCACCGGTGCGCCCAGATGCTTCTCGAAGTCGAGGGCTCGCGATCCGTGTTATACTGGGCCGCTTGGGCCCAGGACCATGGAAGCTCCGAGGAGGCTGAACTCGCCGCTTCCGTTGCGAAAACGTATTGCTCGGAAACGTTCAGGAACGTTTCGGCGGGGGCCATCCAGGTGCTTGGTGGAACGGGCTTCACATGGGAGCATGATATGCACATCTACCTCAAACGGGCCAAGGCCAATGAGGTGGCCTTGGGGGACCCCGCCTACCATAGGGAAGAAGTGGCACGGCTCATCGGCTGCTGATTCGTGCCTGATGTTATTCGGACCGGGCGATCCTCAGGATTTAATGTAAGTCCATCCATAGAGGCCGGGGTACTTCGCGATGATGAATGCCCCGGCCTCTGTTTATTGCACTTTTCGCTCTGTGCGCTTCCCCCGGAAATCGAGTTTGAGTAAGCCTCCTGAGACCGAGAGAATTCAAAGGATCCCTTCCGACTCCTTCGCCTCGGGACAGGCTAAACAATCGGGTGGGTCGAAACGCGCACCTCTTTCACGCCGGGCACACGTCTTGCCGCCTCCTCGATCCTTGCAACGACTTCTCCTTCCTGCTGCATCCTGCATTTGGTGTCCACAAATAGGACACCGTTCTCTGCGCAAACGCTTACTGGGGGCCATTCCTTCACGATCTCCACTTTTGCCCGAGAGGCCAGCACGATGTTGGCAAGAATCCTTCGGGACTCGTCCGTGGTCTGGAAATGAGGCAGCCTCGCGGTGTGGCAGACGATGTCCACTGCGTCGGACACCGTCATTTTCCCGATATGAAGCACCAGATCGTATTGGAATGGATCCGTCGTATCAACGCCATATAAAGCCATGGCCCATTTATGCCGTTCGTGATCATCTTTCTTGAGCACATGCCGTGCCTCGTCTTCGGAGATCTTCTCTCGCTCCATTTCGAGCCGAATCCGGTCTTCCAAATCGGCAAGAATACGGACTTTCAACGCGTGGCCTACGTTCTTCAGGAAAAAATGGCCGGCCAGTCCGTGGTAGACAATGTTGTCCTTTTGCATATGTTGCAGGAAAGCCTCTTCTATAAAAGCCACATATTTTTCTTTGCCAAAAGTAAACCGGCCTAGCACGGAGGGAGCGTCGTGGAGCGCACGCACGAGTTTTATTTCCGGAATGTTGAACTGTTCGGACGCCTCGAGTAGAATATCACGAGACACGCATTCATAGCCCAACTCTTTGGCCACCTTCTCGGCAATTTCCTTGCCTTTGCTATAAGAGCCGCGTGAAATAGTTACTATGGCCACGGGGAACCTCCTTTGTTTAGTTTCAATGTGCGCACATGGTATGTATCGTGGTTGAAAACGGCAGCGACGTTTTCATGCGCCGATTCGCACAAGGTTAATCTAAGCGGACCGTACTCTAACCCGGAGGGTTTGGGAATGTAAATACCCTATCGCGTGAATTCCGGGAAACAGTTGGCTAATTCTAAAAGGGCGTCCGGTACGTTTCGCCCCGTTCGCCAAGACCCCGGCGCTCAACCCTATTCCAAAAGAGGAAGTCCAAAGCCCCCCGGAAGCGCAAGAATGCGTTGCCCGTGGGGATTTGATACATCGTTCTAATAGAACTTCAACCGGTGCGTCAATTGCATACTTCGCCCGTCCACGAGCTGAACCCGGATTTTGATCTCAAACGTTCCCCACCCTGACGTGGACAAAGGGAAGGCGTGCGGCCCTTGACCCCTGTCGCATACCTTTCTGACGGGGTTAGGAAAGGTCGGATGGAGCGTGTACTCCACACATTGAACCACAGCCAAATCACGATCCTCCCCCTGAATAAATACCGTCCAATTCCACGCCTTCTCCCCTACCCTTTGTGAGACATTACCCGTGGTAAAGTGCGGCCATTCGGCCTTGGCAGGGGAAAGTCGGACCTCGATGTTTTTGTCCTCGCCCGGCAACAGATTTATCCAGCTATCATATGGTTCCCATCCCTCGGCGGATACCTCGAGACGATAGCTACCCGGTTTGAGCTCCATTCCTTGAACAAACCCGGGCTTGATGTTAACGAGCTTCACCCGGGCGCCATCGGGCTGTGTGGACACATTAAGCCGGGCGTTGTCGACTCGTTCTTTTTCAAGGTCTACGTAAAGGGAAACGGTTCGGCCCGCTTGAAAAGAAACTCTTCTGGAAAAGAGATTGTACCCTTCTTTTCGGACCGTAACCTCGTGTTCGCCCACAGAGACCGGGACATCTGAAAATGGCGTGACCCCTACTTCGATGCCGTCCAAAAAGACCTGAGCGTTGTCCACATTGGAGTCCACGGTCAGCCCTCCCTTTCCCCCGAGCGGAGTGAGCGTTGCGATGGTCTTGTGGAATACGAAATCTCCTTCATCCAGATCCGGATCCTTGATTTTTCCATATTGAGGCGTCTGCCGCGCATCGTAGGAAAGCACCTTTCGATGAAGAAACATGCCCAGTTCCGTGCCCGTCACGTAGCCGTCACGGTCAAAGTCCGCTTCTCCGTCAATGGCCCGGACAAAGGAAGGCACGAACACGCTCCTGGCGGGTACGGTTTCCCCTGCGCTCCCGGCTGTGATGAATTGACGAACGGGCCGCGCGGTAAGATCCGAAATGTGAGGAGGCTGTTCCGGTAGGGCGCGAACTTTGAAAACCGTTCCAGAGAAACAGCTGTCGAAAAGAAACAGGGCGTGCCTGGATTCAATACGCCGGGCCCAAGTTACGATTTGCCTCATGCTGATGGCCTTTTGAACGAATCCAATGTCGTCGAATCTGGGATCAGGGGCGT
This genomic window contains:
- a CDS encoding PEGA domain-containing protein, with the protein product MKRTSILNLAVLLAVLWLTAASAWSDKGIRVIKDNTGRQVGSYHQSYALLIGVSNYTAGWPNLENIPDELEGVESALKGQGFNVEKVLNPGADEMKRAFEEFINRYGLYEDNRLLFFFSGHGHSRKEGKEGYIVPADAPDPRFDDIGFVQKAISMRQIVTWARRIESRHALFLFDSCFSGTVFKVRALPEQPPHISDLTARPVRQFITAGSAGETVPARSVFVPSFVRAIDGEADFDRDGYVTGTELGMFLHRKVLSYDARQTPQYGKIKDPDLDEGDFVFHKTIATLTPLGGKGGLTVDSNVDNAQVFLDGIEVGVTPFSDVPVSVGEHEVTVRKEGYNLFSRRVSFQAGRTVSLYVDLEKERVDNARLNVSTQPDGARVKLVNIKPGFVQGMELKPGSYRLEVSAEGWEPYDSWINLLPGEDKNIEVRLSPAKAEWPHFTTGNVSQRVGEKAWNWTVFIQGEDRDLAVVQCVEYTLHPTFPNPVRKVCDRGQGPHAFPLSTSGWGTFEIKIRVQLVDGRSMQLTHRLKFY
- a CDS encoding acyl-CoA/acyl-ACP dehydrogenase, giving the protein MDLSFNEDQIEIARQARRFLDNECPMDKVRLLLEDEHGCTDELWSKMAEMGWMMLRIPESYDGMGLDLLDLCVVLIEMGRTALPGPFFSTVLLAAETLLETGSDHQKQAFLSRIASGDIRGTLALHEPAGGAVPGYVQMEARADGDGYILNGVKGFVPDAHGADFIICAARTMPGNDPAEGISLFLLNRETPGVSVNLLKTMDQGRKLCEVHFDKVRLPRQAVLGEVHRGWAPLRRVLQRAQVGLCAESVGGAQRAMEMAVEYAKIRHQFDQPIGSYQAIKHRCAQMLLEVEGSRSVLYWAAWAQDHGSSEEAELAASVAKTYCSETFRNVSAGAIQVLGGTGFTWEHDMHIYLKRAKANEVALGDPAYHREEVARLIGC
- a CDS encoding cytidylate kinase-like family protein, encoding MAIVTISRGSYSKGKEIAEKVAKELGYECVSRDILLEASEQFNIPEIKLVRALHDAPSVLGRFTFGKEKYVAFIEEAFLQHMQKDNIVYHGLAGHFFLKNVGHALKVRILADLEDRIRLEMEREKISEDEARHVLKKDDHERHKWAMALYGVDTTDPFQYDLVLHIGKMTVSDAVDIVCHTARLPHFQTTDESRRILANIVLASRAKVEIVKEWPPVSVCAENGVLFVDTKCRMQQEGEVVARIEEAARRVPGVKEVRVSTHPIV